The following are from one region of the Paenibacillus bovis genome:
- a CDS encoding DUF2164 domain-containing protein, with amino-acid sequence MQPLKLPRDTRELLIADIQQFFEMERGERIGELAADAVLDFFLKSAGPHVYNQALSDCRTLVNERMAGLEEDIYALEQRSPLRPR; translated from the coding sequence ATGCAACCTTTAAAACTACCACGGGACACCCGCGAACTGCTGATCGCAGATATCCAACAGTTTTTTGAAATGGAACGGGGAGAACGTATCGGTGAACTCGCAGCTGATGCGGTTCTGGATTTCTTTTTGAAATCTGCCGGTCCCCATGTGTATAATCAGGCCTTATCGGACTGCCGCACTCTCGTGAATGAGCGTATGGCAGGACTGGAAGAAGACATCTACGCGCTGGAACAGCGTTCTCCGCTCCGGCCACGCTAG